A single Cyclopterus lumpus isolate fCycLum1 chromosome 15, fCycLum1.pri, whole genome shotgun sequence DNA region contains:
- the LOC117744008 gene encoding leucine-rich repeat-containing protein 27-like isoform X1 — protein MDTRHLGITSTVSSPEEKEEEVPDLQLRFVFGNSVVKPQYHHRLLLEDAEQQELPKCYSKETLYLSRTQLKHVPESILKTSPLKYLYLEGNQISSIPESMFITLPNLLWLDLRNNQITSLPDKIGLHRSLKTLVLEGNPISELPPELGNVITLKGLNLRNCPIRFPPQHIKSQGLRSILKYLRSAMAMRTVSARKSPSELPLVEKLQLSELMGSSVEQSVDKDELRRFRDLRHKLILLDKVELGPLPRADKDSKSRLLPAIKRKNATTKPSMIPQLPLFDTRHWKRLEVRRPAAMNDLTEKQAILGERRKSQEALRKWRTQAKITHEKKTHGRKKHAEQRNQEEAETDTTPGVGQALSIPECEENRSARELERRIRERVDEMQERRRNPRGTTTEQMAAAEIDMEEMRQLQARLLERKRNRGGDGENRFTIFTGDTWPSFIDK, from the exons ATGGACACTAGACATCTAGGCATCACCTCGACGGTGTCCTCCccggaagagaaggaggaggaggttccTGACCTGCAGCTACGCTTTGTCTTTGGGAACAGCGTTGTCAAACCACAGTACCACCACCGCCTTCTGCTGGAGGATGCTGAGCAACAGGAGCTCCCTAAGTGTTACTCAAAAGAAACGTTATATCTGAGCAGAACTCAGCTGAAGCATGTTCCAGAAAGTATTTTGAAAACCAGCCCGCTAAAG TATTTATATCTTGAAGGCAACCAGATATCCAGTATCCCAGAGTCAATGTTCATAACCTTGCCAAACCTTCTGTGGCTGGACCTCAGGAATAACCAAATTACATCCCTCCCTGACAAAATTGGCTTGCACAG GTCTCTAAAAACGCTGGTTCTGGAAGGAAACCCCATCTCAGAACTTCCACCAGAGTTGG ggAATGTGATCACCCTTAAAGGCCTGAACCTGAGGAACTGCCCCATCCGTTTCCCTCCGCAACACATTAAAAGCCAGGGGCTCCGTAGTATCCTCAAGTACTTGAGGAGCGCCATGGCTATGCGGACGGTTAGCGCTAGGAAGAGCCCTTCAG AACTGCCACTGGTGGAGAAGCTCCAGCTGTCAGAGCTGATGGGGTCCAGCGTGGAGCAGTCGGTGGACAAGGACGAGCTGCGGAGGTTCAGGGACCTCAGACACAAGTTGATTCTACTGGACAAGGTGGAGTTGGGCCCGTTGCCGCGGGCAGATAAAGACTCAAAGTCACGCCTTCTTCCCGCCATAAAACG AAAAAATGCAACCACCAAGCCCAGCATGATTCCCCAGCTCCCCCTGTTTGACACTCGGCACTGGAAGAGGCTAGAAGTAAGGAGACCAGCTGCAATGAATGATCTGACAGAGAAACAGGCTAttctgggggagagaagaaa GAGCCAAGAGGCTCTTCGGAAGTGGCGTACACAAGCCAAGATCACCCATGAAAAGAAAACGCACGGGCGGAAGAAGCATGCAGAACAAAGAAACCAAGAG GAAGCAGAAACGGATACAACACCTGGTGTGGGTCAGGCCTTGTCCATCCCAGAGTGTGAGGAGAACAG ATCAGCCCGCGAGCTGGAGCGGCGGATCCGCGAACGTGTAGACGAGATGCAGGAGAGACGCAGGAATCCCAGAGGCACCACCACCGAGCAGATGGCAGCGGCAGAGATAGACATGGAGGAG ATGAGGCAGTTGCAGGCTCGGctcctggagaggaagaggaatcgGGGAGGAGATGGTGAAAATCGCTTCACTATCTTTACTGGAGACACCTGGCCGAGTTTCATTGACAAGTAG
- the LOC117744008 gene encoding leucine-rich repeat-containing protein 27-like isoform X2 — MDTRHLGITSTVSSPEEKEEEVPDLQLRFVFGNSVVKPQYHHRLLLEDAEQQELPKCYSKETLYLSRTQLKHVPESILKTSPLKYLYLEGNQISSIPESMFITLPNLLWLDLRNNQITSLPDKIGLHRSLKTLVLEGNPISELPPELGNVITLKGLNLRNCPIRFPPQHIKSQGLRSILKYLRSAMAMRTVSARKSPSELPLVEKLQLSELMGSSVEQSVDKDELRRFRDLRHKLILLDKVELGPLPRADKDSKSRLLPAIKRSQEALRKWRTQAKITHEKKTHGRKKHAEQRNQEEAETDTTPGVGQALSIPECEENRSARELERRIRERVDEMQERRRNPRGTTTEQMAAAEIDMEEMRQLQARLLERKRNRGGDGENRFTIFTGDTWPSFIDK, encoded by the exons ATGGACACTAGACATCTAGGCATCACCTCGACGGTGTCCTCCccggaagagaaggaggaggaggttccTGACCTGCAGCTACGCTTTGTCTTTGGGAACAGCGTTGTCAAACCACAGTACCACCACCGCCTTCTGCTGGAGGATGCTGAGCAACAGGAGCTCCCTAAGTGTTACTCAAAAGAAACGTTATATCTGAGCAGAACTCAGCTGAAGCATGTTCCAGAAAGTATTTTGAAAACCAGCCCGCTAAAG TATTTATATCTTGAAGGCAACCAGATATCCAGTATCCCAGAGTCAATGTTCATAACCTTGCCAAACCTTCTGTGGCTGGACCTCAGGAATAACCAAATTACATCCCTCCCTGACAAAATTGGCTTGCACAG GTCTCTAAAAACGCTGGTTCTGGAAGGAAACCCCATCTCAGAACTTCCACCAGAGTTGG ggAATGTGATCACCCTTAAAGGCCTGAACCTGAGGAACTGCCCCATCCGTTTCCCTCCGCAACACATTAAAAGCCAGGGGCTCCGTAGTATCCTCAAGTACTTGAGGAGCGCCATGGCTATGCGGACGGTTAGCGCTAGGAAGAGCCCTTCAG AACTGCCACTGGTGGAGAAGCTCCAGCTGTCAGAGCTGATGGGGTCCAGCGTGGAGCAGTCGGTGGACAAGGACGAGCTGCGGAGGTTCAGGGACCTCAGACACAAGTTGATTCTACTGGACAAGGTGGAGTTGGGCCCGTTGCCGCGGGCAGATAAAGACTCAAAGTCACGCCTTCTTCCCGCCATAAAACG GAGCCAAGAGGCTCTTCGGAAGTGGCGTACACAAGCCAAGATCACCCATGAAAAGAAAACGCACGGGCGGAAGAAGCATGCAGAACAAAGAAACCAAGAG GAAGCAGAAACGGATACAACACCTGGTGTGGGTCAGGCCTTGTCCATCCCAGAGTGTGAGGAGAACAG ATCAGCCCGCGAGCTGGAGCGGCGGATCCGCGAACGTGTAGACGAGATGCAGGAGAGACGCAGGAATCCCAGAGGCACCACCACCGAGCAGATGGCAGCGGCAGAGATAGACATGGAGGAG ATGAGGCAGTTGCAGGCTCGGctcctggagaggaagaggaatcgGGGAGGAGATGGTGAAAATCGCTTCACTATCTTTACTGGAGACACCTGGCCGAGTTTCATTGACAAGTAG
- the pwwp2b gene encoding PWWP domain-containing protein 2B → MEAVAEELRAGSRIPVTIDQIVNDTLVVTLTYRDRSYTGILLDCNKKTGLFCLPEFTAKPGDCRISTSVCQDVPEVLSEEPVSKSPSQASHRPKVENTLPESGTPTAPLPCPVPTPVPAGESPYPPYFEGAPFPPPLWVRHSYSQWVPQPPPRPIKRKKRRTREPGRMTMSTIRLRPRQILCEKCKNTLNSDEDSKDGMSNTSKTSRKENALQSDEDAEDKDAPSKLSRKEDVVAAKDAKRRENGNNLDSKRLRKDKRGDTEGEKFPGGDIIPHSPVIKISYSTPQGKGEVMKIPARVHGSVKPFCPKQLVQNGVGENGKTPSDPTKEQRHILDATRSGLTVSIPKLKLTRPFTTVGQDLPSPKIHLKPPQREGEDSVVEYEAELVGGTRRQSPRGPGPCLPHSEDLREGKNSLELWSGSSGEEADHGHSDLTLLINFRKRKADSSSLSVCSSDSLDESKSFSSDGTSPELCDLAPGEDLSVTSSSVPAREDCKTVPPLTVRLHTRSMTKCVTEEGHAVAVGDIVWGKIHGFPWWPARVLSISGTRKQETASCEAQWPQAKVAWFGSPTTSQLSVAKLSPFRELFRSRFNRKKKGMYRRAILEATKAVGHMGPEITSLLSHGDT, encoded by the exons ATGGAGGCTGTGGCCGAGGAGCTGCGGGCCGGCTCTCGGATACCTGTCACTATCGATCAAATAGTTAACGATACACTGGTGGTGACGCTGACCTACCGAGACAGGAGCTACACAGGGATATTACTTGACTGCAACAAGAA gACTGGGCTTTTCTGTCTACCAGAATTCACAGCAAAACCTGGGGACTGCCGGATATCTACATCGGTTTGTCAAGATGTCCCAGAAGTTCTGAGTGAGGAGCCGGTTTCCAAATCTCCCAGCCAGGCTTCACACAGACCAAAGGTTGAAAACACTCTTCCGGAAAGCGGCACACCTACTGCACCTCTTCCCTGCCCTGTACCCACACCGGTGCCAGCTGGAGAGTCTCCTTACCCTccttattttgaaggagcccccTTCCCTCCGCCCTTATGGGTGCGCCACAGCTACAGCCAATGGGTACCTCAGCCCCCTCCGCGACCAatcaagaggaagaagaggcggACACGAGAGCCCGGCCGCATGACCATGAGTACGATCCGCCTGCGGCCACGGCAAATACTATGTGAGAAGTGCAAGAACACACTGAACAGTGACGAGGACAGCAAAGATGGCATGAGCAACACTTCTAAAACTTCTAGAAAAGAGAATGCACTACAGAGCGATGAAGATGCCGAGGACAAGGATGCCCCTTCCAAGCTTTCGAGAAAAGAGGATGTTGTCGCAGCCAAAGACGCTAAGAGACGTGAAAATGGCAACAACCTTGACAGCAAGCGACTCAGGAAGGACAAAAGGGGGGACACTGAAGGGGAGAAGTTCCCCGGAGGTGACATCATCCCCCACAGTCCTGTCATAAAGATCTCTTATAGCACTCCACAGGGCAAGGGGGAGGTCATGAAGATCCCTGCGAGAGTCCACGGTTCAGTCAAGCCATTTTGTCCCAAACAACTGGTGCAGAACGGCGTGGGAGAAAACGGCAAGACGCCTTCCGACCCCACCAAGGAGCAGCGGCACATTTTAGATGCCACAAGGTCCGGCCTCACCGTGTCCATTCCCAAACTCAAACTAACCAGGCCTTTTACAACCGTGGGTCAGGACTTGCCCTCTCCAAAGATCCACTTGAAACCCCCCCAGCGGGAGGGTGAGGACAGCGTGGTCGAGTATGAGGCAGAACTTGTAGGAGGCACCAGGAGACAAAGCCCCAGGGGGCCCGGTCCATGCCTTCCCCACTCTGAAGACTTGAGGGAAGGTAAAAACTCACTGGAGTTGTGGTCTGGGAGTTCAGGAGAGGAGGCGGATCACGGCCACAGCGACCTCACCCTCCTCATCAATTTCCGTAAGCGCAAAGCAGATTCGTCTAGCCTGTCGGTCTGCAGCAGCGACAGCCTAGACGAGTCCAAGTCCTTCAGTTCCGACGGCACCTCGCCGGAGCTGTGTGACCTGGCGCCAGGCGAAGACCTGTCAGTGACCTCATCTTCTGTACCGGCGCGGGAGGACTGCAAGACGGTACCGCCGCTTACGGTGCGGCTCCACACCCGCAGCATGACGAAGTGTGTGACCGAGGAGGGCCATGCCGTGGCGGTAGGCGACATTGTGTGGGGGAAAATCCACGGCTTCCCCTGGTGGCCAGCGCGTGTCCTCAGCATCAGTGGCACCCGCAAGCAGGAGACGGCCAGTTGCGAGGCCCAGTGGCCCCAGGCAAAGGTGGCGTGGTTCGGCTCACCCACCACCTCCCAGCTCTCGGTTGCCAAGCTGTCGCCCTTCAGGGAGCTCTTCAGGTCCCGCTTCAACCGCAAGAAGAAGGGGATGTACCGGAGAGCCATCCTGGAGGCGACCAAGGCCGTGGGTCACATGGGCCCAGAGATTACGTCACTGCTATCCCACGGCGACACGTAG